In Verrucomicrobiota bacterium, the genomic window GCCTCTGGAAGACAGGCCGGGCGCGTTGGCCCGCAGATCGAGAAAGAACGGGACAGGTGTTGACCTGATGGATCAGGAGAACGTGGCCAGTCTGAACGAGCCGGCCGCCGGTGTGGGCCGGGGCGGTCTGCCTCATACGCGGTATGAAGGCGGCCGGTCGCGTTTCCTCCCCTACCTCTCGCCGGTGCGGCTGGTTCGCAGCCTGTGGCGGCACCGGGCGCTGCTGCACCAGTTGAGCAAGTCGCGGTTCTCGGCGGGGCATCGCGAAGACGTTCTGGGCATGGCGTGGCTCGTGCTCGAGCCGCTGGCGCTGCTCGGGGTGTTTTCGGTCGTGTTCATCGTTATCTTCAAGGCGCCGTGGCCGGGGGCCGAGGACAAGCCGATCATGCGGGTGCTGTGCCTCTACGCGGGGATCGTGACGTACCAGATGTTCGCGCAGACGGTGAGCGCTGCGGCGGGCATGATCCGCAGCGCGCGCGGGTATGTGAAGCTCATGGTGTTTCCGACCGAGGTGCTGCCGGCGAGCGTGGTGGGCGGCATCCTCGTTCCGAGCGCGATCGGCTTTGCGCTGCTGCTCATCACGGCGACGCTGGGGGGAGTGACGCCGACGTTGACGGCGTTGTGGCTGCCGGTGGTGCTCATTCCGATGTGGCTGCTGCTGCTGGGGCTTGTGTGGTTCCTGAGCGCGTTGTGCGTGTTCGTCCCCGACGTGCGGACGGTGACGGCGCTTGTCGCGCGGTTCATGTTCTTCCTCACGCCGATCGTGTATCCGCTCAACGCCGACCGTGTGCCGAACACGATGCGTTTCCTGCTTCGGCTCAATCCGCTCACGACGATTGTGGAGAACGTGCGGCGCGTGCTCATCTTCGGCCAGGGGCCTGAGTGGGGTTATCTTGCCGTGGTCACGCTTGGCGCGGCGCTCGTATGCCAGGTTGGGTTCGCGTCTTTCATGCGGTCGAAAAGGTGGTTCGCTGATGTCATCTGAGCGCGCGCAGCAGATCAGCGGCGACACAGCGATCCACGTTGAGGGTGTGTCGAAAGAGTACCGGTTCTATGACCGGCCAAGCGACCGGCTGCGCGAGCTGGTGCTCTTCAACCGTGGCCGGCATCATACGATCAAGCGTGCGCTTCGGGACGTCTCGTTCACCGTGGCGCACGGCGAGGCGGTTGGTGTGATGGGTCGCAACGGGGCGGGTAAGACGACGCTGCTGTCGATTCTGACGGGCACAACGGCGCCGACGTCGGGCACGGTGGACGTCTACGGCCGCGTGGGGGCGATCCTCGGGCTGGGCGTCGGGTTCCTTCCGCAGTACACGGGGCGCGAGAACCTGCGCAACGGGCTTATCGCGCGCGGCGTGCCGCCGGAGGACCTGGCGGCCAAGGAGGCCGAGGTCGTCGAGTTCTCGGAGCTTGGCGACGAGGTGGACAACCTGCTGCGCACGTACTCGTCGGGCATGCATACGCGGCTCGGGTTCTCGCTGGCGATCTCGGTCGACCCGGACATTCTTATTGTGGACGAGGCGCTTGCCGTGGGGGACGCGGCCTTCCAGAGCAAATGCCAGCGTGCCATTCGCCGTTTCATGGAGCAGGGCAAGACGCTGTTCTTTGTCTCGCACAACACGGGCATCCTCGAA contains:
- a CDS encoding ABC transporter permease, with protein sequence MDQENVASLNEPAAGVGRGGLPHTRYEGGRSRFLPYLSPVRLVRSLWRHRALLHQLSKSRFSAGHREDVLGMAWLVLEPLALLGVFSVVFIVIFKAPWPGAEDKPIMRVLCLYAGIVTYQMFAQTVSAAAGMIRSARGYVKLMVFPTEVLPASVVGGILVPSAIGFALLLITATLGGVTPTLTALWLPVVLIPMWLLLLGLVWFLSALCVFVPDVRTVTALVARFMFFLTPIVYPLNADRVPNTMRFLLRLNPLTTIVENVRRVLIFGQGPEWGYLAVVTLGAALVCQVGFASFMRSKRWFADVI
- a CDS encoding ABC transporter ATP-binding protein; amino-acid sequence: MSSERAQQISGDTAIHVEGVSKEYRFYDRPSDRLRELVLFNRGRHHTIKRALRDVSFTVAHGEAVGVMGRNGAGKTTLLSILTGTTAPTSGTVDVYGRVGAILGLGVGFLPQYTGRENLRNGLIARGVPPEDLAAKEAEVVEFSELGDEVDNLLRTYSSGMHTRLGFSLAISVDPDILIVDEALAVGDAAFQSKCQRAIRRFMEQGKTLFFVSHNTGILEAVCDRGIVLDRGCVVCDGSIREAIEQVRLRFVGHDPETPSSPGAREWGDPEVGLVRMDMRQARLLGANVYELHQGEWAQLAVTVRTPAPVERPTLGVIMRNALGKEVCGYSTVNSSVAVPRIDVGEFSFEARIPLNVPPGMYTFRVSIADRVIEPPRLVHVWEDVCAVRVRSVGYTVRGMVDPGIEIVYGTEVYSLRLENERRRGARPSGG